The Episyrphus balteatus chromosome 3, idEpiBalt1.1, whole genome shotgun sequence genome segment CCGAACAATTTGATTATGCTATCAACGATCGATTGGATGAGATGGTTGAGTTCAATTTGCCTGGATTGGAGGAACGAGAAAGATTACTTCGATTATACTTTGATAAGTTTGTACTCGAACCAGCTGCACAGGGAGCAAAGTAAGTatccattttaattaaaaacttattttgttatACTCGATTCGAGGCAGAGCATAGACACTTGATTTTAACTTGTTCCTTGAATTTAAttacatttataattttttgtttaaggcgTTTCAAACTGGAACAATTTGACTATGGTGCTGCGTGCTCTAAGATGGCTAAGCTCTGTGAAGGAATGTCTGGTCGTGAAATTTCGAAATTGGGAGTATCATGGCAAGCAGCTGTATATGCATCCGAAAATGgagttttgacagaaaaaatGGTTATGGATCGCTGTTTGGCTGCAGTTGAACAACACAAACAGAAGGTAGAATTCGATTTaacaataaaagtttaaaaaacatattttattgaactcaatactttttttacaggTGGCATGGCTGTCAGAACAGGAGAAGGGCGATTACAAATCCATCACTGGAGGAGGAAAAGACTCGCAGTGATTGTCATAAAATctctctcaattttttttaaagacttaaGACCTCAGTTGACAGGAAaaatctgttattttttttaaccttaatGCATTCATTTAGTTTGTATTTATAGTAAAAAATCccaattgtttatattttgaaatgtgttgatataaaacaataaaattgtttaatttacaTATTTCACATATAAACAGTTGCGATTAAAGGTCTTCCGCCAACAGTACAAGTGATTCCGTTATACAAATCGCTAAAGTAGATGgtagttttatattttctacTATGTTGGAACTTATCCATCTGTTATGATCGATTTAAAACTTTTGAGActgaaaaccatttttaatttgacgggatttggttttattaaaagttGTGCAAACGAACAAACTGGctttagaattaaatttttattgagatATATTCATATAAGCTAAGTGTGCGGACTCAGGAAACacattgaattgaaaattgttAAGTTATGTTGGCGCAttcctattttgtttttctttttggcaTATTCCTTgggaaatttatattaaacttcCTTTCACTGccatttaaattttgtgtttgtttatgattttataaaattgttttatatagtACAATTGAATAAATATTGTTCAATGTTTATGAAcaaaatgcaaaagaaaaaacacaaattgtaattaaggaaaatataacgttgttacaaactatttttcttttttcacttttcttgGGAATTTTATTGTTCATTCAAATTTGGGAAAGTAAATGATGCTGAAAAGTTTCTCTCTGAATAAAAAGGTATCGGTCATTAATGTTCCAAGGGAATTTTGGTGTCATTTGATAGGATTATTTGTTCCCTACGCAATAAATTtaggaaataaaattattttcctgGTAAAACTGTGAAAATTTGCATTGCGCGTATTGAGAAATATGTTTATTTCGATAATGTTGATCTTTGAGGAGTAAAAATTGCATAATTGATagtcacttttaaaaaatataaatagaaaaaaatattataaatcaaCTTTCACTCTGTGCGAAAGCTTTTTAAACacataaactatttttttttaaatttcgtactaaatcaagttatttgaataaaaagtttcCTAAACACGCTTTAAACTGTTTCTCATCTTATGCAAATCAAATTGTATATATTAATAACAACTCAACGCCTGGAAAACCACAAACTGGGGCGTTCGCCTCCACCTCTTCGTCTCGGCGCCCTCTAACAAGTCAGATGAGAGAATGCCCATTGTAATCATGTGGATTCCTATAGTTTTGACCTGCAAGGGTTCCGACCAGAAGGGATAATTTGGTTCTGTTCAGCTTAAGTttggtttcagttttttttctaagaaaggGTGGGCCACAGATTCCTTGAAACCCGACAGGTTTCAAATGCTCTCCATCATTTATAGATTTCAAGAAGCTTCGTTTCAGTCTCCTTTTTTTGTGCTTCATTGGCATAAGTACCCATGAAACAGTTTTGCTTGGTTCAAGTGTTGATTCTGCTTTGTACAATAAATCTGCCCTTTCATTCAGTACTAGCGAAGGGTAACTGTTTTCGTTGGGCTTACAGATCTAAGTACCAACACTTCGACACCGATCAACTAGTTTGGTCTTTGTGACAACTGAGGAAATGGCTTTGATTACAGCCTGGCTAATAATAATAACTTCCGGCTGAAAGACACTACAGAAGTCCTGAAGTTTCAATGATTTGTTGATGGGAGGTTTATGTTAGAAAATGATTGACCCTTCTGTTTTGAACCCGTCAGTGAATACGGAGACGTGATCTACAATCATGACCCGGTTTGTTTCTCAGAGCTCCTTTTTTGGGAAGTCTGTTAGCGCTACTGGGTTAAACGAAGTTAATTATTGTTTTGTGACCCAAGTGGccctttttccaatttttatacTATTTAAATCGAATTGCTCTTTTGGCCGCCAATCCCTTCGTGCAAAGGAAAACCGGGGCCAACGAAAAGAATGTTTCTAGGGCTGCGGTAGTTGAAGTTCTCATGGCACTAGTTGTGCCGTTTTGTCTAGGGCTGGCCAACAAACCAGGCATGCATACGTCAAATAGGGCTATTAATGGCTATATACATCCAGTGAATGATTTTAGGTCCCCatttctcacaaaaaaatttactataggtgtAAAAGGCATTTGAAGTTTTCTTACTTactttttatttccatttaaaagcctaaatttttaaattctcttTAGCAGCTTAATCCTTAAAACTAGAATTTGATTCGCGTGACATTTGAACAagcaaaaatgaattattattttttttgttggagatAAGTTTCCACTACATAGTGGAATTGTGTAAATATGGGTTAGAATATAACAAATCCATTTTCCATTTGAAAAGTTATGAAACAGAACATACAATTTATTtcgtaaaatatttgttttttttttgtccattccAGACAATGACAATTATCTTAAATTCATGcaagaaaactattatttaattattaatgTTAAAGATATTTAAGACATTTATTACACATATATAATTCTAATCAGCAACAGTTACTTTGTTAAAAAGTTCCAACGTTAATGTGCTAAGGAATGCGGGTAGAGATTTATGAGCAGCCAATTGAGATTGCATCATTTCCTTGAGCGAAATTGAATATGGAGTTTCCAACATATCAAGAATACCCGAATCGTTAAGTCTGAAATTAAGATAGTCATCTGGTGTTTCAGCGTACATGCTGGAAATCTTATAGTTGTTATTGTTCATAATTCTATCGATTTTGTAGCCAAACAACATGTAACAAACTTCACGAAATTCCAAATTCAATGAACGATAATAATCTTTCATTTTCTTATTCTTATTGTTCAACGATTCGTTTTCTGCCCGGAGAGTATTTAACTCCTTGATATTGACAGTCATATTAGATGTTTCATTTAAACGCCCAGTTATATCTTCCTTATcctcttctagtttttgattGCGACGCTTGAGACGCTCAATTTCGGCTTGGAGTTTTTCCAAGCGGTTATTAGCATTTTCATATGCTTCTGTTGCTGGGTTGTTTGATAAGTGGACAACctgtaattaaaacaaaaattatttataaatttgaaaatatttataactaaaaaatttaTGTGTTGAGGTAACAAAAGCAACAAGAAAAAAGATGTTTTCGTCATGCATGTCAAATCCTTACACACTTCAATTGCCTGATTATGGtggatggattttttttttttcaaatttggaagAGATTGGTTTTTGTAtgctttttgaaaattgtttgtttttttttttcttatttatatatCTCGCTTAAAATGTGTATCTCATAGAAAGTTTTAGTAGGTATTGCAATAATCTGGAAAATAGCTAGTAAGTTGTAACTGGGCCTAAAAtgaaattgacatattttttggtATATTTCATTCACGACTCAACAGAACTGTTGTCTACCAACTCCTACTCGCTCCTTCACGTGGTGAACATCAAACGCCTAGTTGTTGGAGGCAGCAAATGAGAGTGGAGAGAAGTGAATTAACCAGCGAAAGCTTCTCCGAAAGACTAAGTTTTCCCTATACAAAGCCCTTATCATCGCAATCCTGCTGTATGGTGCAGAAACATGGTCTTGAAAACAGTTTGGATTGTTTTAAGAGAATTATTCTTCGGGCGATTTTTATCCCGTTTGCATAAGGAGTTGAGTTAGTTGAAGATTCCTTGGCAGCGAAaagctttgagattttttaagcAAACTGGCAAATTGTAATTTCACAAGGAACTTCTTCATTCACGAACATCATTTGGCGTTGCACAGCGTGCCCAAACTGACGTTTGCGTctcattgttttattttttttttataaataactgtGGCAGTTTATATCACTATGGAAATTGATTACGAAAAGGTCAAAAttaagtgaataaaaatgtcGGAATGAATGATCTATCTGCCTCAAGTTTTCGCATGCTACAACCTATATGAAACTcgaaaacttatttaataattttaatagttttcatcaatatattttttttctttgtgtaaaTCTTTCATTAAGATTTGAAATGCGCTGTCTTGCGCAAAAGTTGAACCTTTTTTGAGAAATAGCGATATTCATGgcaaaaaaaggttttcaatAATCTTATATCATTCGGCCTTATTATGAATTCCATTGGTATCGGAAATTTtctacgattcccgaaaaaataATCATGGAATCCGTCCGTAATGGAAAACTTCATACAAATCGTCACCACAATCGGGAATCATAGAAATTTTCTTATACGATGGAATGCGTGTAATTTTGTAAcggcaaatgttattttttgacttttgtttCACATGTGGCTATCTGAATTTATGTTTtagtaattaaataatatatagaattttattttttgtctctatatagcacaacgaaatcttgaatgaaatttaatttttttacttgcgatataggtactattatatcaagttatgcattcgtaaaaaaaaaagttgagataacatttttccatgacattacgatggtagagaatgccaaaataGTGGGTcctggaagtccgtctgtctgtctgtataaggagctacagcctaaacggatgaaccgattaatgtcaaacttggtatgtagcgttatttgacgactctccagaggggtttttggaattaatttttttggaccaaaaataacggtacttgtcatataccgattttagtaaagttgaaattgttcagaaacggctccaacgattttgtttaaaaaattcaaatgtgaattttaagacaaggtctatcttctaacgaattttttttttttttgaaaatcattattaacggtacctgccatagaaccgtttttttttttcaaatccgattatctccgaaacggctaattcgatttcaacgaaactttttgtgagaaAGCATttgtataataaatataaaccaaaaattaaatttctaaaaaagtaatttttggatttttaaaaaaaacttttgaaattttttttttgaaaaatcaaattttcgaaaacgggacattaaataattttgaaattttgtttttagatgttgattagtgatttctacaaaatggcataccaattttattttaaaactttttttccaaaaaattatttataaaaaattagttttaaaaaaaacggctctaacgattttgaaatttttttttctaaaaatgcatcttaatatgtcaatcaaaactgcatacttgttttagagggcaatttaatttcagattttatttaatttttaaaaaaaaaaaattttattttttttttaatttttttttttttttgtacctacacaaaattcattttccaaatttctatataaaaagtcttaaaaattgaagcaacttgaactctaagagcaagttcatgcgacccagtcgtgcattttattttgttgggtTTTGTTCTAAAGCTTATTTTCTGATGCTTTTTCTTTAAATGACACCTAACAAGGCCATATGAGCACGTTAAGAAGGGACTTTCTATTCAAATCAGTATGCGAATTTTAAATAACGATTACAAATAACGTTGGTAAAAGTTAAGAGTCAATTTTGAcgatgcgatcaatagaactcaagataaaAGTCTCCAAAATAGAGCCTGCAACTCACATTTTGGGTACACCAACCAAACCATTCTTTATCATTTCTcatgtaaaaaaagtttaagggccatttgctgaatagaaacttaaatattttatgtttaacataAGCTTTTAAGTTatgtattttagtttttgaaacgCTTCagctttttttcttatatgtatgtatttgtatatttcTATGTGTGTCGTGCATGTAAATAAATGCTAGAAAAAACCAGGAATGAGCTAAACAAAATCAGATTTGGTTttgaaacattttcaaaaatctagAACCAATAGTCTCCGCAGCTGGgttcgtcaattttttttatattatttaatttttattatatgctAATAAAGTATGATAATAAtaaatcttaaaataatttcataCCTTATACTTTCCAATATTAAAATCCCCCTTCAAACATCTATGCTCCAATTCCAACTCCAATTCCTCCTTACGTCTCTTCAATCTCTCATTTTCCATACGCAAATTCTCAATTTCCTTCTTAAAATGATCATAACTATCATTCAACCCACTATCCAAGCACGATGGTGATGACATTTCCAAACTCGATTTCTGTGCAAACAGTTCCTTCTCCAAATTACCACACATATCCTTGTAAGCAACTAGTGTTTTTTCCAACATATCCAAACGACAACGCAACTGTGATTCGGGATTTGTCATCTCAATAGCATTGGAAATTGTtaaatctttttcaaaattctccaataattgtttataacaatCACGTTCTTTTGCAACCAACATTAGTTTCTTTTGTACTCGAAGTAGAATGCTTTTGTGGTGTTTTAAAGCCGACTTAAGACTTTCATTGTTTTTAGTGTACATATCAACTTGTTGTTGCAAATCTCTCATTCGCGTTTCAATTGAATTCTTCTCACATTGATTTGTACTCTTTTCTGATACCAAAATGATATCATTTTGGAGAATTTGTTCAATACGCGAACGAAGAGCTATCGGACTAACTAAAGTATTTGGCAAACAATGATCTTGTGCCACTTTAACCCATTCCTTAATCTCTTGTTCCAAACTAGTGAGTTTAACTTGCAATGCTACAGCTTCATTCTTTGAGTTTTCATACTTTTCCAATCGACTTTTCAAATCATGAACTTGTTCTTCCAACAAAAGTTTATCTCCCAAAACATCATGAAGATTTTTATTGTTTGTCTTTAACCGATCAATCTCTTTGTCCAAATCGGGAATGCTTGCCAAACGAGCTTGAGTGTTCTTAGTAATTTCCTTCCAATCAGCATAATTCGATATCTCATATTCTAGTTGTTTTACACGAGACTTTGCCTCGTTACTGGCTTGCTTTTCTTTTTCCAATTCCATCTGAAGTTCATCGTATGAGTTGATTTTTTCCTTATGCTCAGCAAGAGTCTCTTTTAAGTTTCCCAATTCTTCGGAAACTAATTCGAGTTCCATTTCAAGCTTATCTGAATGTCGTCGATAATCACTCAATTCATTGGTCAAGTCATTTTGCATGAGTCGGgcattttcttcaatttcagCATTAGTCCGCTGAAGCTCATGAATGGTTTCTTCGTAGGCTAACTTTTGTTCATTGAGTTCGCTCTTGGCAGCGGTCAATTCGGATTTGGAACGTTGTTCTCTCTTACGCATCACAGTCATGTGCTTTTCCATGTCTAGCAGTTTGTTGGATGAGAAATCACATTGTTTAGTGAGTTCACGAACTTTACTATCATACATTGTTTCCATTTCTTGACGTATTTTGTGTTGACGTTCGATttcttgtttaaatttaataattctaGCCTTGGCTTCGATTAAATCGGCACGAATGCGTCGCGACTCCCATGGACTTGGTGGGAGGGATGCATTTAGTGATGTATCAGCACTGGCAATGCGTATAGAATTTGCACTGTCGTTGTTGGAAGCTGATTTGTTGAAAGAAGTGTTTAGGCTATTGGAGAGTTTACGTTTTTTGGGCAAAGTTTCACTTAAAGAATCATTTGTATAATCAAAGGTTAGTTTTTTGGGTGCAACATGAGCAACGCTATCATTGAATTGTGCCataattttatcgaaatttgtttttatgtctTCCATGGTATAGGAGCGGGTTGGGATTTGATGGAATGCAAATGCAGCCGGTGTGAAGCAAATAAGCAGCGTTGGTGGTAGAGAGAGAGAAAACtctgggtttttttttacacgtttttgtgtatttgaaTATGTTAAGATCTGAACttatacataaaaaacaaa includes the following:
- the LOC129916420 gene encoding mitotic spindle assembly checkpoint protein MAD1, with translation MEDIKTNFDKIMAQFNDSVAHVAPKKLTFDYTNDSLSETLPKKRKLSNSLNTSFNKSASNNDSANSIRIASADTSLNASLPPSPWESRRIRADLIEAKARIIKFKQEIERQHKIRQEMETMYDSKVRELTKQCDFSSNKLLDMEKHMTVMRKREQRSKSELTAAKSELNEQKLAYEETIHELQRTNAEIEENARLMQNDLTNELSDYRRHSDKLEMELELVSEELGNLKETLAEHKEKINSYDELQMELEKEKQASNEAKSRVKQLEYEISNYADWKEITKNTQARLASIPDLDKEIDRLKTNNKNLHDVLGDKLLLEEQVHDLKSRLEKYENSKNEAVALQVKLTSLEQEIKEWVKVAQDHCLPNTLVSPIALRSRIEQILQNDIILVSEKSTNQCEKNSIETRMRDLQQQVDMYTKNNESLKSALKHHKSILLRVQKKLMLVAKERDCYKQLLENFEKDLTISNAIEMTNPESQLRCRLDMLEKTLVAYKDMCGNLEKELFAQKSSLEMSSPSCLDSGLNDSYDHFKKEIENLRMENERLKRRKEELELELEHRCLKGDFNIGKYKVVHLSNNPATEAYENANNRLEKLQAEIERLKRRNQKLEEDKEDITGRLNETSNMTVNIKELNTLRAENESLNNKNKKMKDYYRSLNLEFREVCYMLFGYKIDRIMNNNNYKISSMYAETPDDYLNFRLNDSGILDMLETPYSISLKEMMQSQLAAHKSLPAFLSTLTLELFNKVTVAD